From the Equus przewalskii isolate Varuska chromosome 19, EquPr2, whole genome shotgun sequence genome, one window contains:
- the CCHCR1 gene encoding coiled-coil alpha-helical rod protein 1 isoform X2 → MAWWGLDGLPQGLAEPWRELWRLGSQPLHSIPPFSPPTRNGRDYRNLRRGNIDGWTLNLETSNNVEMFRPSGSTGLIPPSHFQARPLPAVPRMAPTWISDIPLVQPLAHQDVLERRPDNQRPQVIMWERGVSGNGQEPRQRGRSLEGSQALSQQAELISRQLQELWRLEEEVRALRETSLQQKMRLEAQAMELEAVARAEKAGRAEAEGLRAALAGAEVVRKNLEEGSQRELEEVQRLHQEQLSSLTQAHQEALSSLTHKAEGLEKSLNSLETKRAGEAKELAVAQREAELLRKQLSKTQEDLEAQVNLVENLRRYVGEQVAPEVQSRTWESERQELLETVQHLQEDRDGLHTTAELLQVRVQSLTHILSMQEEELARKVQPSDSLEPEFTRKCQSLLKGWREKVFALMVQLKAQELEHRGCKEQLKGQVAELQERAAAQSQEQAILQRSLQDKAAEVEVERMGAKALQVELSRVQEAQRRRQQQTAMAEEQLKLVANAVSSFQTWLQCTMAKVEQAAARLPSLSNRVSYAVRKVHTIRGLMARKLALAQLRQESCPPPPPAIDVSLELEQLREERNRLDAELQLSAHIIQQEVGRAREQGEAERQKLNEVAQQLEQELQQTQESLASVGLQLEAARQGQQESTEEAASLRQELTQQQEIYGQALQEKVAEVETRLREQLLETERRLNEARREHAKAVVSLRQIQRKAVREKERNQELRRLQDEARKEEGLRLTQRLQELERDKNLMLQRLLAVLPSLMEKGKSVESSPRPPESSAPAPPAAAFSTRQATKGSLCVLLDDLQGLSETICKEQAIPQGDNQNSPASVCS, encoded by the exons ATGGCTTGGTGGGGTCTGGATGGGCTTCCCCAAGGCCTTGCTGAGCCGTGGAGAGAACTCTGGAGATTGGGCTCACAACCCCTGCACAGCATACCTCCTTTCTCACCTCCGACCAGGAACGGCAGAGACTATAGAAACTTGAGGAGG GGGAACATAGATGGCTGGACACTGAATCTAGAGACTTCAAATAATGTGGAAATGTTTCGACCTTCAG GTTCCACTGGGCTGATTCCCCCATCCCACTTCCAAGCTCGACCCCTTCCAGCTGTGCCAAGAATGGCTCCCACCTGGATCTCAGACATTCCCCTGGTCCAACCCCTGGCCCATCAAGATGTCTTAGAGAGGCGGCCAGACAACCAGAGACCTCAAGTGATCATGTGGGAACGAGGTGTTTCTGGCAATGGTCAGGAGCCAAGGCAGAGAGGCAG GTCCCTGGAGGGGTCGCAGGCCCTGAGCCAGCAGGCTGAGCTGATCTCTCGGCAGCTGCAAGAGCTGTGGCGGCTTGAGGAGGAGGTCCGGGCCCTGCGGGAGACCTCACTGCAgcagaagatgaggctggaggcccaggccaTGGAGCTGGAGGCTGTGGCACGGGCAGAGAAGGCTGGCCGAGCTGAGGCTGAGGGCCTGCGTGCTGCCTTGGCCGGGGCCGAGGTTGTCCGGAAGAACCTGGAAGAGGGGAGCCAGCGGGAGCTGGAGGAGGTTCAGAGGCTGCACCAAGAGCAG cTCTCCTCCTTGACGCAGGCTCACCAGGAGGCTCTTTCCAGTTTGACCCACAAAGCTGAGGGCTTGGAGAAGTCTCTGAATAGTCTGGAAACCAAGAGGGCCGGGGAAGCCAAGGAGCTGGCTGTGGCCCAGAGGGAGGCCGAGCTGCTGCGGAAGCAGCTGAG CAAGACCCAAGAAGACTTGGAGGCTCAGGTGAACTTGGTTGAGAATCTAAGGAGATATGTTGGGGAACAAGTCGCTCCCGAGGTCCAGAGCCGGACATGGGAATCAGAGCGACAGGAGCTTCTAGAAACTGTGCAG CACTTGCAGGAGGACCGGGATGGCCTGCACACCACAGCAGAGCTGCTGCAGGTGCGTGTGCAGAGCCTCACGCACATCCTCTCCatgcaggaggaggagctggccaGGAAG GTTCAGCCTTCAGATTCCCTGGAGCCTGAGTTCACCAGGAAGTGCCAGTCCCTGCTGAAGGGCTGGCGGGAGAAGGTGTTTGCCCTCATGGTGCAGCTGAAGGCCCAGgagctggagcacagaggatgcAAGGAGCAGCTGAAGGGACAG GTGGCAGAGCTCCAGGAAAGAGCTGCAGCCCAGAGCCAGGAGCAGGCCATCCTGCAGCGCTCCCTGCAGGACAAAGCcgcagaggtggaggtggagcGGATGGGCGCCAAG GCCCTGCAGGTGGAGCTGAGCCGGGTTCAGGAGGCCCAGCGCCGGCGGCAGCAGCAGACGGCCATGGCCGAGGAGCAGCTGAAGCTTGTAGCCAATGCTGTCAGCAG CTTTCAGACCTGGCTCCAGTGCACCATGGCCAAGGTGGAGCAGGCTGCAGCCCGGCTGCCCAGCCTCAGCAACCGAGTCAGCTATGCCGTCCGCAAGGTCCACACCATTCGGG GCCTGATGGCTCGAAAACTGGCCCTTGCTCAGCTGCGCCAGGAGAG ctgccctccacccccaccgGCTATAGATGTGAGCCTGGAGTTAGAGCAGTTGCGGGAAGAACGGAACCGCCTGGATGCAGAACTGCAGCTGAGTGCCCACATCATCCAGCAGGAGGTGGGCCGGGCCCGGGAGCAAG gggaggcagagaggcagaagCTGAACGAGGTCGcccagcagctggagcaggagcTGCAGCAGACCCAGGAGTCCCTGGCCAGTGTGGGGCTGCAGCTGGAAGCGGCTCGCCAGGGCCAgcaggagagcacagaggaggccGCCAGTCTCCGGCAGGAGCTGACCCAGCAACAGGAGATCTATGGGCAAG CTCTGCAAGAGAAGGTGGCTGAAGTGGAAACTCGCCTGCGGGAACAGctcttagaaacagaaaggagactGAACGAGGCTCGGCGGGAGCATGCCAAGGCCG TGGTCTCCCTGCGTCAAATCCAGCGCAAAGCCGTCAGGGAAAAGGAGCGGAACCAGGAGCTCAGGCGCCTGCAGGATGaggccaggaaggaggaggggctgcgGCTGACACAGCGCctgcaggagctggagagggaCAAGAACCTCATGCTG CAGCGACTCTTGGCAGTTCTTCCTTCCCTAATGGAGAAGGGGAAGTCTGTGGagtccagccccaggcccccagagTCTTCAGCACCTGCCCCTCCAGCAGCGGCATTCTCCACCAGGCAGGCCACGAAAG GATCCCTCTGTGTCCTGCTCGATGACCTCCAGGGCCTGAGTGAGACCATTTGCAAAGAGCAAGCCATTCCTCAAGGAGACAACCAGAACTCTCCTGCTTCAGTCTGCTCCTGA
- the CCHCR1 gene encoding coiled-coil alpha-helical rod protein 1 isoform X3 → MAWWGLDGLPQGLAEPWRELWRLGSQPLHSIPPFSPPTRNGRDYRNLRRGNIDGWTLNLETSNNVEMFRPSGSTGLIPPSHFQARPLPAVPRMAPTWISDIPLVQPLAHQDVLERRPDNQRPQVIMWERGVSGNGQEPRQRGRSLEGSQALSQQAELISRQLQELWRLEEEVRALRETSLQQKMRLEAQAMELEAVARAEKAGRAEAEGLRAALAGAEVVRKNLEEGSQRELEEVQRLHQEQLSSLTQAHQEALSSLTHKAEGLEKSLNSLETKRAGEAKELAVAQREAELLRKQLSKTQEDLEAQVNLVENLRRYVGEQVAPEVQSRTWESERQELLETVQVQPSDSLEPEFTRKCQSLLKGWREKVFALMVQLKAQELEHRGCKEQLKGQVAELQERAAAQSQEQAILQRSLQDKAAEVEVERMGAKALQVELSRVQEAQRRRQQQTAMAEEQLKLVANAVSSFQTWLQCTMAKVEQAAARLPSLSNRVSYAVRKVHTIRGLMARKLALAQLRQESCPPPPPAIDVSLELEQLREERNRLDAELQLSAHIIQQEVGRAREQGEAERQKLNEVAQQLEQELQQTQESLASVGLQLEAARQGQQESTEEAASLRQELTQQQEIYGQALQEKVAEVETRLREQLLETERRLNEARREHAKAVVSLRQIQRKAVREKERNQELRRLQDEARKEEGLRLTQRLQELERDKNLMLATLQQEGLLSRYKQQRLLAVLPSLMEKGKSVESSPRPPESSAPAPPAAAFSTRQATKGSLCVLLDDLQGLSETICKEQAIPQGDNQNSPASVCS, encoded by the exons ATGGCTTGGTGGGGTCTGGATGGGCTTCCCCAAGGCCTTGCTGAGCCGTGGAGAGAACTCTGGAGATTGGGCTCACAACCCCTGCACAGCATACCTCCTTTCTCACCTCCGACCAGGAACGGCAGAGACTATAGAAACTTGAGGAGG GGGAACATAGATGGCTGGACACTGAATCTAGAGACTTCAAATAATGTGGAAATGTTTCGACCTTCAG GTTCCACTGGGCTGATTCCCCCATCCCACTTCCAAGCTCGACCCCTTCCAGCTGTGCCAAGAATGGCTCCCACCTGGATCTCAGACATTCCCCTGGTCCAACCCCTGGCCCATCAAGATGTCTTAGAGAGGCGGCCAGACAACCAGAGACCTCAAGTGATCATGTGGGAACGAGGTGTTTCTGGCAATGGTCAGGAGCCAAGGCAGAGAGGCAG GTCCCTGGAGGGGTCGCAGGCCCTGAGCCAGCAGGCTGAGCTGATCTCTCGGCAGCTGCAAGAGCTGTGGCGGCTTGAGGAGGAGGTCCGGGCCCTGCGGGAGACCTCACTGCAgcagaagatgaggctggaggcccaggccaTGGAGCTGGAGGCTGTGGCACGGGCAGAGAAGGCTGGCCGAGCTGAGGCTGAGGGCCTGCGTGCTGCCTTGGCCGGGGCCGAGGTTGTCCGGAAGAACCTGGAAGAGGGGAGCCAGCGGGAGCTGGAGGAGGTTCAGAGGCTGCACCAAGAGCAG cTCTCCTCCTTGACGCAGGCTCACCAGGAGGCTCTTTCCAGTTTGACCCACAAAGCTGAGGGCTTGGAGAAGTCTCTGAATAGTCTGGAAACCAAGAGGGCCGGGGAAGCCAAGGAGCTGGCTGTGGCCCAGAGGGAGGCCGAGCTGCTGCGGAAGCAGCTGAG CAAGACCCAAGAAGACTTGGAGGCTCAGGTGAACTTGGTTGAGAATCTAAGGAGATATGTTGGGGAACAAGTCGCTCCCGAGGTCCAGAGCCGGACATGGGAATCAGAGCGACAGGAGCTTCTAGAAACTGTGCAG GTTCAGCCTTCAGATTCCCTGGAGCCTGAGTTCACCAGGAAGTGCCAGTCCCTGCTGAAGGGCTGGCGGGAGAAGGTGTTTGCCCTCATGGTGCAGCTGAAGGCCCAGgagctggagcacagaggatgcAAGGAGCAGCTGAAGGGACAG GTGGCAGAGCTCCAGGAAAGAGCTGCAGCCCAGAGCCAGGAGCAGGCCATCCTGCAGCGCTCCCTGCAGGACAAAGCcgcagaggtggaggtggagcGGATGGGCGCCAAG GCCCTGCAGGTGGAGCTGAGCCGGGTTCAGGAGGCCCAGCGCCGGCGGCAGCAGCAGACGGCCATGGCCGAGGAGCAGCTGAAGCTTGTAGCCAATGCTGTCAGCAG CTTTCAGACCTGGCTCCAGTGCACCATGGCCAAGGTGGAGCAGGCTGCAGCCCGGCTGCCCAGCCTCAGCAACCGAGTCAGCTATGCCGTCCGCAAGGTCCACACCATTCGGG GCCTGATGGCTCGAAAACTGGCCCTTGCTCAGCTGCGCCAGGAGAG ctgccctccacccccaccgGCTATAGATGTGAGCCTGGAGTTAGAGCAGTTGCGGGAAGAACGGAACCGCCTGGATGCAGAACTGCAGCTGAGTGCCCACATCATCCAGCAGGAGGTGGGCCGGGCCCGGGAGCAAG gggaggcagagaggcagaagCTGAACGAGGTCGcccagcagctggagcaggagcTGCAGCAGACCCAGGAGTCCCTGGCCAGTGTGGGGCTGCAGCTGGAAGCGGCTCGCCAGGGCCAgcaggagagcacagaggaggccGCCAGTCTCCGGCAGGAGCTGACCCAGCAACAGGAGATCTATGGGCAAG CTCTGCAAGAGAAGGTGGCTGAAGTGGAAACTCGCCTGCGGGAACAGctcttagaaacagaaaggagactGAACGAGGCTCGGCGGGAGCATGCCAAGGCCG TGGTCTCCCTGCGTCAAATCCAGCGCAAAGCCGTCAGGGAAAAGGAGCGGAACCAGGAGCTCAGGCGCCTGCAGGATGaggccaggaaggaggaggggctgcgGCTGACACAGCGCctgcaggagctggagagggaCAAGAACCTCATGCTG GCCACCTTGCAGCAGGAGGGTCTCCTCTCCCGTTACAAGCAGCAGCGACTCTTGGCAGTTCTTCCTTCCCTAATGGAGAAGGGGAAGTCTGTGGagtccagccccaggcccccagagTCTTCAGCACCTGCCCCTCCAGCAGCGGCATTCTCCACCAGGCAGGCCACGAAAG GATCCCTCTGTGTCCTGCTCGATGACCTCCAGGGCCTGAGTGAGACCATTTGCAAAGAGCAAGCCATTCCTCAAGGAGACAACCAGAACTCTCCTGCTTCAGTCTGCTCCTGA
- the CCHCR1 gene encoding coiled-coil alpha-helical rod protein 1 isoform X5 — MAWWGLDGLPQGLAEPWRELWRLGSQPLHSIPPFSPPTRNGRDYRNLRRGNIDGWTLNLETSNNVEMFRPSGSTGLIPPSHFQARPLPAVPRMAPTWISDIPLVQPLAHQDVLERRPDNQRPQVIMWERGVSGNGQEPRQRGRSLEGSQALSQQAELISRQLQELWRLEEEVRALRETSLQQKMRLEAQAMELEAVARAEKAGRAEAEGLRAALAGAEVVRKNLEEGSQRELEEVQRLHQEQLSSLTQAHQEALSSLTHKAEGLEKSLNSLETKRAGEAKELAVAQREAELLRKQLSKTQEDLEAQVNLVENLRRYVGEQVAPEVQSRTWESERQELLETVQVQPSDSLEPEFTRKCQSLLKGWREKVFALMVQLKAQELEHRGCKEQLKGQVAELQERAAAQSQEQAILQRSLQDKAAEVEVERMGAKALQVELSRVQEAQRRRQQQTAMAEEQLKLVANAVSSFQTWLQCTMAKVEQAAARLPSLSNRVSYAVRKVHTIRGLMARKLALAQLRQESCPPPPPAIDVSLELEQLREERNRLDAELQLSAHIIQQEVGRAREQGEAERQKLNEVAQQLEQELQQTQESLASVGLQLEAARQGQQESTEEAASLRQELTQQQEIYGQALQEKVAEVETRLREQLLETERRLNEARREHAKAVVSLRQIQRKAVREKERNQELRRLQDEARKEEGLRLTQRLQELERDKNLMLQRLLAVLPSLMEKGKSVESSPRPPESSAPAPPAAAFSTRQATKGSLCVLLDDLQGLSETICKEQAIPQGDNQNSPASVCS, encoded by the exons ATGGCTTGGTGGGGTCTGGATGGGCTTCCCCAAGGCCTTGCTGAGCCGTGGAGAGAACTCTGGAGATTGGGCTCACAACCCCTGCACAGCATACCTCCTTTCTCACCTCCGACCAGGAACGGCAGAGACTATAGAAACTTGAGGAGG GGGAACATAGATGGCTGGACACTGAATCTAGAGACTTCAAATAATGTGGAAATGTTTCGACCTTCAG GTTCCACTGGGCTGATTCCCCCATCCCACTTCCAAGCTCGACCCCTTCCAGCTGTGCCAAGAATGGCTCCCACCTGGATCTCAGACATTCCCCTGGTCCAACCCCTGGCCCATCAAGATGTCTTAGAGAGGCGGCCAGACAACCAGAGACCTCAAGTGATCATGTGGGAACGAGGTGTTTCTGGCAATGGTCAGGAGCCAAGGCAGAGAGGCAG GTCCCTGGAGGGGTCGCAGGCCCTGAGCCAGCAGGCTGAGCTGATCTCTCGGCAGCTGCAAGAGCTGTGGCGGCTTGAGGAGGAGGTCCGGGCCCTGCGGGAGACCTCACTGCAgcagaagatgaggctggaggcccaggccaTGGAGCTGGAGGCTGTGGCACGGGCAGAGAAGGCTGGCCGAGCTGAGGCTGAGGGCCTGCGTGCTGCCTTGGCCGGGGCCGAGGTTGTCCGGAAGAACCTGGAAGAGGGGAGCCAGCGGGAGCTGGAGGAGGTTCAGAGGCTGCACCAAGAGCAG cTCTCCTCCTTGACGCAGGCTCACCAGGAGGCTCTTTCCAGTTTGACCCACAAAGCTGAGGGCTTGGAGAAGTCTCTGAATAGTCTGGAAACCAAGAGGGCCGGGGAAGCCAAGGAGCTGGCTGTGGCCCAGAGGGAGGCCGAGCTGCTGCGGAAGCAGCTGAG CAAGACCCAAGAAGACTTGGAGGCTCAGGTGAACTTGGTTGAGAATCTAAGGAGATATGTTGGGGAACAAGTCGCTCCCGAGGTCCAGAGCCGGACATGGGAATCAGAGCGACAGGAGCTTCTAGAAACTGTGCAG GTTCAGCCTTCAGATTCCCTGGAGCCTGAGTTCACCAGGAAGTGCCAGTCCCTGCTGAAGGGCTGGCGGGAGAAGGTGTTTGCCCTCATGGTGCAGCTGAAGGCCCAGgagctggagcacagaggatgcAAGGAGCAGCTGAAGGGACAG GTGGCAGAGCTCCAGGAAAGAGCTGCAGCCCAGAGCCAGGAGCAGGCCATCCTGCAGCGCTCCCTGCAGGACAAAGCcgcagaggtggaggtggagcGGATGGGCGCCAAG GCCCTGCAGGTGGAGCTGAGCCGGGTTCAGGAGGCCCAGCGCCGGCGGCAGCAGCAGACGGCCATGGCCGAGGAGCAGCTGAAGCTTGTAGCCAATGCTGTCAGCAG CTTTCAGACCTGGCTCCAGTGCACCATGGCCAAGGTGGAGCAGGCTGCAGCCCGGCTGCCCAGCCTCAGCAACCGAGTCAGCTATGCCGTCCGCAAGGTCCACACCATTCGGG GCCTGATGGCTCGAAAACTGGCCCTTGCTCAGCTGCGCCAGGAGAG ctgccctccacccccaccgGCTATAGATGTGAGCCTGGAGTTAGAGCAGTTGCGGGAAGAACGGAACCGCCTGGATGCAGAACTGCAGCTGAGTGCCCACATCATCCAGCAGGAGGTGGGCCGGGCCCGGGAGCAAG gggaggcagagaggcagaagCTGAACGAGGTCGcccagcagctggagcaggagcTGCAGCAGACCCAGGAGTCCCTGGCCAGTGTGGGGCTGCAGCTGGAAGCGGCTCGCCAGGGCCAgcaggagagcacagaggaggccGCCAGTCTCCGGCAGGAGCTGACCCAGCAACAGGAGATCTATGGGCAAG CTCTGCAAGAGAAGGTGGCTGAAGTGGAAACTCGCCTGCGGGAACAGctcttagaaacagaaaggagactGAACGAGGCTCGGCGGGAGCATGCCAAGGCCG TGGTCTCCCTGCGTCAAATCCAGCGCAAAGCCGTCAGGGAAAAGGAGCGGAACCAGGAGCTCAGGCGCCTGCAGGATGaggccaggaaggaggaggggctgcgGCTGACACAGCGCctgcaggagctggagagggaCAAGAACCTCATGCTG CAGCGACTCTTGGCAGTTCTTCCTTCCCTAATGGAGAAGGGGAAGTCTGTGGagtccagccccaggcccccagagTCTTCAGCACCTGCCCCTCCAGCAGCGGCATTCTCCACCAGGCAGGCCACGAAAG GATCCCTCTGTGTCCTGCTCGATGACCTCCAGGGCCTGAGTGAGACCATTTGCAAAGAGCAAGCCATTCCTCAAGGAGACAACCAGAACTCTCCTGCTTCAGTCTGCTCCTGA